The following coding sequences lie in one Oceanicola sp. 502str15 genomic window:
- the hydA gene encoding dihydropyrimidinase, with protein MSTVIKGGTIVTADLSYQADVLVEGGQIVEIGKDLKGDEVLDAAGCMVMPGGIDPHTHLEMPFMGTYSSDDFESGTRAGLAGGTTMVVDFALPNPGESLLDALKRWDNKSTRANCDYSFHMAVTWWGEQVFNEMETVVKERGINTFKHFMAYKGALMVNDDEMYSSFQRLAELGATAMVHAENGDVVAELTAKLLAEGNNGPEGHAYSRPSQVEGEATNRAIMIADMAGVPLYVVHTSCEEAHEAIRRAKQNGKRVWGEPLIQHLTLDESEYFNADWDHAARRVMSPPFRNKKHQDSLWAGLQSGSLSVVATDHCAFTTEQKRYGVGDFSKIPNGTGGLEDRMPMLWTHGVETGRLTPNEFVAVTSTNIAKILNCYPKKGAILVGADADIVVWDPKKEKTITAGSQQSSIDYNVFEGQHVKGLPRFTLTRGHVAVHDGEIRTKEGHGQFVAREPNATVNKALSTWKGLTAPRPVARSGIPATGV; from the coding sequence ATGAGCACAGTTATCAAGGGCGGCACGATTGTAACCGCCGATCTGAGCTATCAGGCCGATGTTCTGGTCGAGGGCGGGCAGATCGTGGAGATCGGCAAGGACCTGAAGGGCGACGAGGTGCTGGACGCGGCGGGATGCATGGTGATGCCCGGCGGGATCGACCCGCACACCCACCTGGAGATGCCCTTCATGGGCACCTATTCGAGCGATGACTTCGAGAGCGGCACCCGCGCCGGGCTGGCCGGGGGCACGACGATGGTGGTTGATTTTGCCCTGCCGAACCCGGGCGAGAGCCTGCTGGATGCGCTGAAGCGGTGGGACAACAAGAGCACCCGGGCGAATTGCGATTACTCCTTCCACATGGCGGTGACATGGTGGGGGGAACAGGTCTTCAACGAGATGGAGACGGTCGTAAAAGAGCGTGGAATCAACACCTTCAAGCACTTCATGGCCTATAAGGGCGCGCTGATGGTGAATGATGACGAGATGTATTCGTCGTTCCAGCGGCTGGCCGAACTGGGCGCGACGGCGATGGTGCACGCCGAGAACGGCGATGTGGTGGCCGAGCTGACCGCCAAGCTGCTGGCCGAGGGCAACAACGGGCCGGAGGGCCATGCCTATTCGCGGCCCTCGCAGGTAGAAGGCGAGGCGACCAACCGGGCGATCATGATTGCCGACATGGCGGGCGTGCCGCTCTATGTGGTGCACACCTCCTGCGAGGAGGCGCATGAGGCGATCCGCCGGGCCAAACAGAACGGCAAGCGGGTTTGGGGCGAGCCGCTGATCCAGCATCTGACGCTGGACGAGAGCGAGTATTTCAACGCCGACTGGGACCATGCCGCGCGGCGGGTGATGTCGCCGCCCTTCCGCAACAAGAAGCACCAGGACAGCCTTTGGGCCGGGCTCCAGAGTGGCTCGCTCTCGGTCGTGGCGACCGATCACTGTGCCTTCACCACGGAGCAGAAACGCTACGGGGTGGGCGACTTCTCGAAGATCCCCAACGGGACCGGGGGCCTTGAGGACCGGATGCCGATGCTCTGGACCCATGGTGTGGAAACCGGGCGGCTGACGCCCAACGAGTTTGTTGCGGTCACTTCAACCAACATCGCCAAGATCCTGAATTGCTACCCGAAAAAGGGGGCGATCCTTGTGGGGGCTGATGCCGACATCGTGGTCTGGGACCCCAAGAAGGAAAAGACGATCACTGCGGGCTCTCAACAGTCCTCCATTGATTACAACGTTTTTGAGGGCCAGCACGTGAAGGGCTTGCCCCGGTTTACCCTGACGCGCGGCCATGTGGCGGTGCATGACGGCGAGATCCGCACCAAGGAAGGCCACGGGCAGTTTGTAGCACGAGAGCCTAACGCAACCGTTAACAAGGCGCTTTCGACCTGGAAGGGCCTGACGGCGCCGCGCCCCGTTGCGCGCAGCGGCATTCCGGCGACGGGGGTTTGA
- a CDS encoding endo alpha-1,4 polygalactosaminidase, with the protein MTLTAALTALGIFIIGGSETAYWDWQLTHPYDLDIDVKVLALDKDDHDRETVMALRSRGVKPVCYVSIGSWEEYRDDKDRFPEEALGEPLGEWPDERYVDIRNAGVVQIMKDRIADCAARGFLAVEMDNMDVYENTSSFELTREDALGYIRELAMFAKAQGLEVAQKNTPELVPDLVNQMDFIMVEECFVYNFCDDLQPYIDAGKDVLAIEYDDAGLDWDAVCEDSKARGIKLLLKSHEITAGGKSCN; encoded by the coding sequence ATGACACTCACGGCGGCACTTACGGCACTTGGGATATTCATCATCGGCGGCAGCGAGACTGCCTATTGGGACTGGCAGCTCACCCACCCCTACGACCTTGACATAGATGTGAAAGTGCTCGCGCTCGACAAGGATGACCACGACCGCGAGACGGTCATGGCACTGCGGTCGCGCGGGGTGAAACCGGTCTGCTACGTCTCGATCGGAAGCTGGGAAGAATACCGCGACGACAAGGACCGCTTTCCCGAGGAGGCGCTGGGCGAGCCGCTCGGGGAGTGGCCGGATGAGCGCTATGTCGACATCCGGAATGCCGGCGTTGTGCAGATCATGAAGGACCGGATCGCGGATTGCGCGGCGCGGGGCTTTCTGGCGGTCGAGATGGACAACATGGATGTGTATGAAAACACCTCCAGCTTCGAGCTGACGCGGGAGGATGCGCTGGGCTACATCCGCGAGCTGGCCATGTTCGCCAAGGCGCAAGGCCTTGAGGTCGCGCAGAAAAACACGCCGGAGCTGGTGCCGGACCTTGTGAACCAGATGGATTTCATCATGGTCGAGGAGTGCTTTGTCTACAACTTCTGTGACGACCTTCAGCCCTATATCGACGCCGGAAAGGACGTGCTCGCCATCGAATATGACGACGCGGGCCTCGATTGGGATGCGGTGTGTGAAGACAGCAAGGCGCGCGGCATCAAGCTGCTGCTGAAGAGCCATGAGATTACGGCAGGCGGGAAGTCCTGCAACTAA
- a CDS encoding Zn-dependent hydrolase: MAAPGENLRINGDRLWDSLMEMAKIGPGIAGGNNRQTLTDEDAEGRALFQSWCEAAGMTMGVDEIGNMFARREGTDPEALPVYVGSHLDTQPTGGKYDGVLGVLGGLEVIRSLNDMDINTKHPIVVVNWTNEEGTRFAPAMLASGVFAGKHTLEWANDRVDARGKRFGDELERIGWKGDEKVGDRKMHALFELHIEQGPILEAEGKDIGVVTHGQGLRWVEITVTGKESHTGSTPMHMRKNAGRGLALITELVHEIAMKNQPNAVGAIGHIDVYPNSRNIIPGRVVFTVDMRTHLLDKLNGMVDELMEKAPKLCADIGVEFSAEIVGQFDPPAFDEGCVGAIRDAAERLGYSHMDIVSGAGHDACWINDLYPTAMVMCPCVDGLSHNEAEEISKEWATAGTDVLFHAVVETAGIVE; this comes from the coding sequence ATGGCCGCCCCAGGAGAAAATCTCAGGATCAATGGTGACAGGCTGTGGGACAGCCTGATGGAAATGGCCAAGATCGGCCCCGGCATTGCGGGGGGCAACAACCGCCAGACGCTGACCGATGAGGATGCCGAGGGGCGGGCGCTGTTTCAGAGCTGGTGCGAGGCGGCCGGGATGACCATGGGGGTCGACGAGATCGGCAACATGTTTGCCCGCCGCGAGGGCACCGACCCCGAAGCCCTGCCGGTTTACGTGGGCTCGCACCTCGATACCCAGCCGACGGGTGGCAAATACGATGGTGTGCTGGGCGTGCTCGGTGGGCTGGAGGTGATCCGCTCGCTCAACGACATGGACATCAATACGAAGCACCCGATCGTGGTGGTCAACTGGACCAACGAGGAGGGCACCCGCTTTGCTCCGGCCATGCTCGCTTCGGGCGTCTTTGCGGGCAAGCATACGCTGGAATGGGCCAACGACCGGGTCGACGCCAGGGGCAAGCGCTTTGGCGACGAGCTGGAGCGGATCGGCTGGAAGGGCGATGAAAAGGTGGGCGACCGCAAGATGCATGCGCTCTTCGAGCTGCACATCGAGCAGGGGCCAATCCTTGAAGCCGAGGGCAAGGATATTGGCGTTGTGACCCATGGGCAGGGGCTGCGGTGGGTCGAGATCACCGTGACCGGCAAGGAGAGCCATACCGGCTCGACCCCGATGCACATGCGCAAGAACGCCGGGCGCGGGCTGGCGCTGATCACCGAGCTGGTCCACGAGATCGCGATGAAGAACCAGCCCAACGCGGTGGGCGCGATCGGGCATATCGACGTTTATCCGAACTCGCGCAACATCATCCCGGGCCGCGTGGTCTTTACCGTCGATATGCGGACCCATCTGCTTGATAAGCTGAATGGAATGGTCGACGAGCTAATGGAGAAGGCGCCGAAGCTCTGTGCCGATATCGGGGTGGAGTTTTCTGCCGAGATCGTCGGCCAGTTCGACCCGCCCGCCTTTGACGAGGGCTGCGTTGGCGCGATCCGCGATGCGGCCGAAAGGCTGGGATATAGCCATATGGATATCGTCTCGGGCGCCGGGCATGACGCCTGCTGGATCAACGATCTTTACCCGACGGCGATGGTGATGTGCCCCTGTGTCGATGGCCTCAGCCACAACGAGGCCGAGGAGATCAGCAAGGAGTGGGCCACCGCCGGGACGGATGTGCTGTTTCACGCGGTGGTCGAGACGGCGGGGATCGTTGAATGA
- a CDS encoding TetR family transcriptional regulator C-terminal domain-containing protein: protein MAANGTRPRTRIQQKNSAAILEAALDVFSQNGFRGATVDQIARAAGLSKPNLLYYFPSKEAIHQTLLAGLLDTWLAPLRRLDPAGDPVEEILAYARRKLEMSREMPRESRLFANEVLQGAPSLETVLKGELKPLVDEKAAVIAGWVDAGRLAPVHPYHLLFSIWALTQHYADFDVQVRAVLPENEAGDPFPEAARAIDTLFRKTLAPGG, encoded by the coding sequence TTGGCAGCAAACGGCACCCGGCCGCGCACGCGCATTCAGCAGAAAAACAGCGCCGCCATTCTGGAAGCCGCGCTCGATGTGTTCTCCCAGAACGGGTTTCGCGGCGCGACCGTCGACCAGATCGCAAGGGCCGCCGGGCTCTCCAAGCCCAACCTGCTCTATTACTTCCCCTCCAAGGAGGCGATCCACCAGACCCTGCTGGCCGGCCTGCTCGACACATGGCTCGCCCCGCTGCGCCGGCTCGATCCGGCGGGCGACCCGGTCGAGGAGATCCTCGCCTATGCCCGCCGCAAGCTGGAGATGAGCCGCGAGATGCCGCGCGAAAGCCGGCTCTTTGCCAATGAGGTGCTGCAGGGCGCGCCAAGCCTCGAGACGGTGCTGAAGGGCGAGCTGAAACCGCTGGTCGATGAAAAGGCCGCCGTCATCGCCGGATGGGTCGACGCGGGCCGCCTTGCCCCGGTGCACCCCTACCACCTGCTGTTTTCGATCTGGGCACTGACCCAGCACTACGCCGATTTCGACGTTCAGGTGCGGGCCGTACTGCCCGAAAATGAAGCGGGCGACCCCTTTCCCGAGGCCGCCCGCGCAATTGATACCCTGTTCCGCAAGACCCTTGCGCCGGGGGGCTGA
- the preA gene encoding NAD-dependent dihydropyrimidine dehydrogenase subunit PreA — protein MADLTTDFLGIKSINPFWLASAPPTDKEYNVRRAFEAGWGGVVWKTLGEEGPPVVNVNGPRYGAIYGADRRLLGLNNIELITDRDLYTNLEEIRRVKADYPDRAVIVSIMVPCEEESWKAILPLVEETGADGIELNFGCPHGMSERGMGSAVGQVPEYIQMVAEWCKKYYSKPVIVKLTPNITDIRKPATAAKMGGADAVSLINTINSITSVDLDLMAPQPTIDGKGSHGGYCGPAVKPIALSMVSEIARNPETHGLPISGIGGVTTWRDAAEFMALGCGTVQVCTAAMTYGFRIVEELCSGLSSWMDEKGYTSTADFVGMAVPNVTDWQYLNLNYVTKARISQDDCIKCGRCFAACEDTSHQAISMSADRTFEVIDAECVACNLCVNVCPVEDCITMEQLPKGATDPRTGRDVGDYANWTTHPNNPGAVKAAE, from the coding sequence ATGGCTGATCTCACGACAGATTTTCTGGGCATCAAGTCCATCAACCCGTTCTGGCTGGCCTCGGCGCCTCCGACCGACAAGGAATACAACGTTCGCCGCGCCTTCGAGGCCGGCTGGGGCGGTGTGGTCTGGAAGACGCTGGGTGAAGAGGGGCCGCCCGTGGTCAACGTCAACGGGCCCCGCTACGGCGCGATCTACGGCGCCGACCGCAGGCTGCTGGGGCTCAACAACATCGAGCTGATCACCGACCGCGACCTGTACACCAACCTCGAAGAGATCCGCCGGGTGAAGGCCGATTACCCCGACCGTGCCGTGATCGTCTCGATCATGGTGCCCTGCGAGGAGGAAAGCTGGAAGGCGATCCTGCCGCTGGTGGAAGAGACCGGCGCCGACGGGATCGAGCTGAACTTCGGCTGCCCCCATGGCATGAGCGAGCGTGGCATGGGCTCGGCAGTGGGGCAGGTTCCTGAGTATATTCAGATGGTTGCCGAGTGGTGCAAGAAATACTACTCCAAGCCCGTCATCGTGAAGCTGACCCCCAACATCACCGATATCCGCAAGCCCGCCACCGCCGCCAAGATGGGCGGGGCCGATGCGGTGAGCCTGATCAACACGATCAACTCCATCACCTCGGTCGACCTCGACCTGATGGCCCCTCAGCCCACGATCGACGGCAAGGGCAGCCACGGTGGCTATTGCGGCCCGGCGGTAAAGCCGATTGCCCTGTCGATGGTCTCGGAGATTGCACGCAACCCCGAAACCCACGGGTTGCCGATCAGCGGTATCGGCGGCGTCACCACGTGGCGCGATGCGGCGGAGTTCATGGCGCTGGGCTGCGGCACGGTGCAGGTCTGCACCGCGGCGATGACCTATGGCTTCCGCATTGTCGAAGAGCTGTGCTCGGGCCTGTCGAGCTGGATGGACGAGAAGGGCTACACCAGCACCGCCGATTTTGTCGGCATGGCCGTGCCCAACGTGACCGACTGGCAGTATCTCAACCTCAACTACGTGACCAAGGCGCGGATCAGCCAAGACGATTGCATCAAGTGCGGGCGCTGCTTTGCGGCCTGCGAAGACACCTCGCACCAGGCCATTTCGATGAGCGCCGATCGCACCTTCGAGGTGATCGACGCCGAATGCGTGGCCTGCAACCTCTGCGTCAACGTCTGCCCGGTGGAAGATTGCATCACCATGGAGCAGCTTCCCAAGGGCGCGACCGACCCGCGCACGGGCCGCGACGTGGGCGATTATGCCAACTGGACGACCCATCCCAACAACCCCGGAGCGGTGAAAGCGGCCGAGTAG
- a CDS encoding NAD(P)-dependent oxidoreductase — protein MTDKGQAAGVQPGRLSSEKVAANFTDMHPPLSAHEAAVAADRCYFCHDAPCVTACPTTIDIPLFIRQIQGGKPGDAGMTIFDQNILGGMCARVCPTETLCEEACVRNAAEESPVEIGRLQRFATDRVMAGNTHPYTRAAATGKRVAVIGAGPAGLACAHRLAMLGHEVTLYDAKKKPGGLNEYGIAAYKTVDDFAAREVDWLLGIGGIKLETGVKLGEAFTIRELQEDFDAVFLGVGLGGVNRPGLPGEALDNAEDAVDFISRLRQSDDATALPVGRKVVVVGGGMTAVDAAVQARMLGAESVSMVYRRGREAMGASPYEQDHAAKHGVQIVTHATPVAITGERAVASITFERTATGADGKLAGTGEQMTLEADQVLLAIGQRLDIASPRIGIENGKIAVTGPGRTNLERVWAGGDCTAGEDLTVVAVAEGRDAAEDMHKMLMEG, from the coding sequence ATGACCGATAAAGGACAGGCCGCAGGCGTTCAGCCAGGGCGACTTTCGAGCGAGAAGGTCGCTGCCAACTTCACCGACATGCATCCGCCGTTGAGTGCGCATGAGGCCGCCGTGGCCGCCGATCGGTGCTACTTTTGCCATGACGCGCCCTGTGTCACAGCCTGCCCCACAACCATTGATATTCCGTTATTCATCCGACAGATCCAGGGCGGAAAGCCCGGGGACGCGGGGATGACCATCTTCGATCAGAACATCTTGGGCGGCATGTGCGCCCGGGTCTGCCCCACCGAGACGCTCTGCGAAGAGGCCTGTGTGCGCAACGCCGCCGAAGAGTCTCCGGTCGAGATCGGGCGTCTTCAGCGCTTTGCGACAGACCGGGTCATGGCCGGCAACACCCACCCCTACACCCGCGCCGCGGCGACCGGAAAGCGCGTGGCCGTCATCGGAGCTGGGCCTGCGGGGCTGGCCTGCGCCCATCGGCTTGCCATGCTGGGCCATGAGGTCACGCTCTATGATGCAAAGAAAAAGCCGGGCGGGCTGAACGAATACGGGATCGCAGCCTACAAGACGGTCGACGATTTTGCCGCCCGCGAAGTGGATTGGCTGCTTGGCATCGGCGGTATCAAGCTGGAGACCGGCGTGAAGCTGGGCGAAGCCTTCACGATCCGCGAACTTCAGGAAGACTTCGACGCCGTGTTCCTTGGGGTCGGCCTTGGCGGGGTGAACCGCCCGGGGCTGCCGGGAGAGGCGCTCGACAATGCCGAGGACGCGGTGGATTTCATCTCGCGCCTGCGCCAGTCGGATGACGCAACCGCGCTGCCCGTGGGTCGCAAGGTGGTGGTTGTCGGGGGCGGGATGACGGCCGTGGACGCCGCCGTTCAGGCGCGGATGCTCGGGGCCGAAAGCGTTTCGATGGTTTATCGGCGGGGGCGGGAGGCCATGGGGGCCAGTCCCTATGAGCAGGATCATGCGGCAAAGCATGGGGTGCAGATCGTTACCCATGCCACGCCGGTTGCGATTACCGGCGAGCGCGCGGTTGCCTCGATTACCTTCGAGCGCACCGCGACCGGGGCCGACGGTAAGCTGGCGGGCACGGGCGAGCAGATGACGCTGGAGGCCGACCAGGTGCTTCTGGCCATCGGGCAGCGGCTCGACATTGCCTCGCCCCGGATCGGGATCGAGAACGGCAAGATCGCCGTCACCGGCCCGGGCCGCACCAATCTCGAGCGGGTCTGGGCGGGCGGCGATTGCACCGCCGGCGAAGACCTGACGGTGGTGGCGGTGGCTGAGGGCCGCGATGCCGCCGAAGACATGCACAAGATGCTGATGGAGGGATGA